From a region of the Desulfuromonas sp. KJ2020 genome:
- the alaS gene encoding alanine--tRNA ligase, whose protein sequence is MTGNDIRARFLKFFEDRGHTVVSSSSLVPHNDPTLLFTNAGMNQFKDLFLGREKRPYVRAASSQKCVRAGGKHNDLENVGRTARHHTFFEMLGNFSFGDYFKKEAIAFAWEFLTVDLKLDKSRLFVTVFTDDDEAADIWHEQEGVPRERIYRFGEKDNFWSMGDTGPCGPCSEIFWDNGSEVGCGSPDCAVGCDCDRYMEIWNNVFMQFDRSADGTLTPLPKPSVDTGMGLERITTVMQGVKSNYDTDLLRTLIAYVEELAGKTYGAAESDAVSMRVIADHSRATAFLIADGVLPSNEGRGYVLRRIMRRAMRHAKMLGFQEPMLYRTAQRVMEQMQGAYPELAERRDYVAKVVLNEEERFMQTLDNGLRILNEAVEKLKKQGETVVPGDVVFQLYDTFGFPVDLTADIVEAEHFTLDEAGFEACMEKQRQKAREHWKGSGEEAIAAIYRQLVEEGMRCEFTGYGALTDYGTILAILKDGQRLEEAREGEEVEVITSVTPFYGESGGQVGDRGEISTGLGHGQILDARKPIPELTVHQVRVLSGSLRQGDAADLKVDGGIRQATALNHTATHILQAVLVDLLGDHVKQAGSLVTPERLRFDFIHFSPLSKEELLRVEREVNCRIRENQKVETREMAHQEAVSAGATALFGEKYGDTVRVVRVGEFSLELCGGTHTQSAGDIGLFKILQESGIAAGVRRIEAVTGPKALEAVQEQEEYLDNLAALVKSNRDQLAKRVQKLLEQQKMLERELESLQGRLQSGQADQLLEQVKEVAGVKLLAARVAAMDGKSLRELADQLRDRLQSGVLALGCDYEGKVNLLVAVTKDLSGRLHAGQLIKELAEKVGGKGGGRPDLAQAGGSQPEKLAAALKDVEALVAAALK, encoded by the coding sequence ATGACCGGCAACGACATTCGAGCCCGCTTTCTCAAATTTTTCGAGGACCGTGGCCACACGGTGGTTTCCTCTTCCTCACTGGTTCCTCACAACGACCCGACCCTGCTCTTCACCAACGCCGGGATGAACCAGTTCAAGGATCTCTTTCTGGGCCGCGAGAAGCGCCCCTACGTGCGGGCCGCCTCCTCGCAAAAGTGCGTGCGCGCCGGCGGCAAGCACAACGACCTCGAGAATGTCGGCCGCACCGCCCGCCATCACACCTTCTTCGAGATGCTCGGCAACTTCTCCTTCGGTGACTACTTCAAGAAGGAGGCCATCGCCTTCGCCTGGGAATTCCTCACCGTCGACCTCAAGCTGGACAAGAGCCGTCTTTTTGTCACCGTCTTCACGGACGACGATGAGGCGGCCGACATCTGGCACGAACAGGAAGGCGTCCCCCGCGAGCGCATCTACCGCTTCGGCGAAAAAGACAACTTCTGGTCCATGGGGGACACCGGCCCCTGCGGCCCCTGCAGCGAGATCTTCTGGGACAACGGCTCCGAGGTCGGCTGCGGCAGTCCCGACTGCGCCGTCGGCTGCGACTGCGACCGCTACATGGAGATCTGGAACAACGTCTTCATGCAGTTCGACCGCAGCGCCGACGGCACCCTCACCCCACTGCCGAAGCCTTCCGTCGATACCGGCATGGGACTGGAACGCATCACCACGGTCATGCAGGGGGTCAAATCCAACTACGACACCGATCTGCTGCGCACGCTCATCGCCTATGTGGAGGAACTCGCCGGCAAGACTTACGGCGCCGCCGAGAGCGACGCTGTCTCCATGCGGGTCATCGCCGACCACAGCCGGGCCACCGCTTTCCTCATCGCCGACGGCGTGTTGCCCAGCAACGAGGGGCGCGGCTATGTGCTGCGCCGCATCATGCGTCGGGCCATGCGCCATGCCAAGATGCTCGGCTTTCAGGAACCGATGCTCTATCGCACCGCCCAGCGGGTCATGGAGCAGATGCAGGGGGCCTACCCCGAACTGGCCGAGCGCCGTGACTATGTCGCCAAGGTCGTCCTCAACGAGGAGGAGCGCTTCATGCAGACCCTCGACAACGGCCTGCGCATCCTCAACGAGGCGGTGGAAAAGCTGAAGAAACAGGGAGAGACCGTCGTCCCCGGCGACGTCGTCTTCCAACTCTACGACACCTTCGGCTTCCCCGTCGATCTGACCGCCGATATCGTCGAAGCCGAACACTTCACCCTGGACGAAGCGGGCTTTGAAGCCTGCATGGAAAAGCAGCGGCAGAAGGCGCGGGAGCACTGGAAAGGCTCGGGTGAGGAGGCCATCGCCGCCATTTACCGTCAACTGGTCGAAGAGGGGATGCGCTGCGAATTCACCGGTTACGGCGCCCTCACCGATTACGGCACCATCCTGGCCATCCTCAAGGACGGCCAACGCCTCGAAGAAGCCCGGGAAGGGGAAGAGGTGGAAGTCATCACCAGCGTCACCCCCTTCTACGGCGAGTCCGGCGGCCAGGTGGGCGACCGCGGCGAGATCAGCACCGGCCTGGGCCATGGCCAGATCCTTGACGCCCGCAAGCCGATACCGGAACTGACCGTTCATCAGGTGCGCGTTCTCTCGGGATCCCTGCGTCAGGGCGACGCCGCCGATCTCAAGGTTGACGGTGGAATACGTCAGGCCACGGCCCTCAACCACACGGCCACCCACATCCTGCAGGCCGTACTGGTCGACCTTCTCGGCGACCACGTCAAGCAGGCCGGCTCCCTCGTCACCCCCGAACGGCTGCGCTTCGACTTCATTCACTTCTCCCCGTTGAGCAAGGAAGAGCTCCTGCGGGTCGAGCGCGAGGTCAATTGCCGCATCCGCGAGAACCAGAAGGTCGAAACCCGGGAAATGGCTCACCAGGAGGCCGTCTCCGCCGGGGCCACGGCGCTCTTCGGCGAAAAATACGGCGACACCGTGCGCGTGGTTCGCGTCGGCGAGTTCAGCCTGGAACTCTGCGGCGGCACCCACACCCAGTCCGCCGGCGACATCGGCCTCTTCAAGATTCTGCAGGAGAGCGGCATTGCCGCCGGGGTCCGGCGCATCGAGGCCGTCACCGGCCCCAAGGCTCTGGAGGCGGTTCAGGAGCAGGAGGAATATCTCGACAACCTGGCCGCCCTGGTCAAAAGCAACCGCGACCAGCTGGCCAAACGGGTGCAGAAGCTGCTGGAGCAGCAGAAAATGCTGGAGCGCGAGCTCGAATCCCTCCAGGGCCGTCTGCAGTCGGGCCAGGCGGACCAGCTGCTGGAGCAGGTCAAGGAGGTGGCCGGCGTCAAGCTGCTGGCGGCCCGCGTCGCCGCCATGGACGGCAAGTCCCTGCGGGAGCTGGCTGACCAGCTGCGCGACCGCCTGCAGTCGGGCGTGCTGGCGCTCGGCTGCGACTACGAAGGCAAGGTCAATCTGCTGGTGGCGGTAACCAAGGATCTGAGCGGGCGCCTCCATGCGGGGCAGCTCATCAAGGAACTGGCCGAGAAGGTCGGCGGCAAGGGGGGCGGGCGCCCCGACCTGGCCCAGGCCGGCGGCAGTCAGCCGGAAAAACTGGCGGCGGCTTTAAAAGACGTCGAGGCCCTGGTCGCTGCAGCCTTGAAATAA
- the hslV gene encoding ATP-dependent protease subunit HslV encodes MFRGTTIVCVRKDGDVALAGDGQVTLGNTVMKHGARKIRRMYNDQVLAGFAGSTADAFTLFEKFEAKLQEYRGNLPRAAVSLAKDWRTDRVLRRLEALLIVADKETTLVLSGAGDVIEPDDGVAAIGSGGAFAQAAARALVAHSPLAAGQIVEEAMKIAAGICIYTNDHILIESLS; translated from the coding sequence ATGTTTCGCGGAACAACCATTGTCTGTGTCAGAAAAGACGGGGATGTCGCCCTGGCCGGGGACGGACAGGTGACCCTGGGCAATACCGTCATGAAGCACGGCGCCCGCAAGATCCGCCGCATGTATAACGACCAGGTACTGGCCGGCTTTGCCGGCAGTACGGCCGACGCCTTCACCCTCTTTGAAAAGTTTGAAGCCAAACTGCAGGAGTACCGCGGCAACCTGCCGCGCGCCGCCGTCTCCCTGGCCAAGGACTGGCGCACCGACCGGGTGCTGCGCCGCCTTGAGGCCCTGCTCATCGTGGCGGACAAAGAGACTACCCTGGTGCTCTCCGGAGCCGGCGATGTGATCGAGCCCGACGACGGCGTGGCCGCCATCGGTTCCGGCGGCGCCTTTGCCCAGGCGGCAGCCCGCGCCCTGGTGGCCCACTCGCCCCTTGCCGCCGGGCAGATCGTCGAGGAAGCCATGAAAATTGCCGCGGGCATCTGTATTTACACCAACGACCACATCCTCATCGAGTCTTTATCATGA
- a CDS encoding regulatory protein RecX, protein MSASEAMGAALRLLARRGHSEEELRGKLRRKGLSDQDIAASLERCRQLGYIDDERFAEERARQLLSQGRATGKRLLLELQRLGIDESLAHRALEAARAEQDETALLDDLLDRRFPQFDYQSADDRQRRRVIHYFMRRGFTFTDVMDAVQKKG, encoded by the coding sequence TTGAGCGCTTCTGAGGCCATGGGCGCCGCCCTGCGGCTCCTGGCCCGACGCGGACACAGCGAAGAAGAGCTGCGCGGTAAACTGCGGCGCAAAGGGCTTTCCGACCAGGACATTGCCGCCAGCCTGGAGCGCTGCCGGCAGCTGGGCTACATCGACGACGAACGCTTCGCCGAAGAGCGGGCCCGTCAGCTGCTGAGCCAGGGGCGGGCGACGGGAAAGCGGCTGCTCCTTGAACTGCAGCGCCTCGGCATCGACGAAAGTCTGGCCCACCGGGCTCTTGAGGCGGCCCGGGCCGAACAGGACGAAACAGCGCTGCTGGACGATCTGCTCGACCGGCGGTTCCCCCAGTTTGACTATCAGAGCGCAGATGACCGGCAACGCCGCCGGGTGATTCATTATTTCATGCGCCGCGGCTTCACCTTCACCGACGTGATGGACGCGGTCCAAAAGAAAGGGTAA
- the recA gene encoding recombinase RecA, protein MADKNRAQAIDLAMSHIEKQFGKGSIMRLGEDAVLPDVQAISTGALGLDIALGVGGVPKGRIIEIFGPESSGKTTLALHIVAEAQKKGGIAAFVDAEHALDIHYARKLGVKTDDLLVSQPDTGEQALEIAEVLVRSGAIDVLVVDSVAALVPRAEIEGEMGDSHMGLQARLMSQALRKLTGTISKSNCCVIFINQIRMKIGVMFGNPETTTGGNALKFYASVRMDIRRVASLKQGQDVVGNRTRVKVVKNKVAPPFKEAEFDIMYGAGISREGDIVDLGVEAGVIDKSGAWFSYGDERIGQGRENAKQFLKDHPETAAAIEEKILTHYGLNKPDEAAEKA, encoded by the coding sequence ATGGCGGACAAAAACCGCGCACAGGCTATCGACCTGGCCATGAGCCATATTGAAAAGCAGTTCGGCAAGGGCAGCATCATGCGTCTGGGTGAGGACGCCGTCCTCCCCGACGTCCAGGCCATCTCCACCGGCGCCCTGGGTCTGGATATCGCCCTGGGTGTCGGCGGCGTCCCCAAGGGCCGCATCATTGAGATCTTCGGACCCGAGTCTTCGGGCAAGACCACCCTGGCCCTGCACATTGTCGCCGAAGCCCAGAAGAAAGGGGGCATCGCCGCCTTTGTCGACGCCGAACACGCTCTCGACATCCATTACGCCCGCAAGCTGGGCGTCAAGACCGACGATCTGCTGGTATCCCAGCCGGATACGGGCGAACAGGCCCTGGAAATCGCCGAGGTGCTGGTCCGTAGCGGCGCCATCGACGTGCTGGTAGTCGACTCGGTCGCGGCCCTGGTGCCCCGGGCCGAAATCGAGGGCGAGATGGGCGACTCTCACATGGGACTGCAGGCCCGCCTCATGTCCCAGGCCCTGCGCAAGCTCACCGGCACCATCAGCAAATCCAACTGCTGCGTCATCTTCATCAACCAGATCCGCATGAAGATCGGCGTCATGTTCGGCAACCCCGAAACGACCACGGGCGGCAACGCTCTCAAGTTCTACGCCTCCGTGCGCATGGACATCCGCCGCGTGGCCTCCCTGAAGCAGGGGCAGGACGTCGTCGGCAACCGCACCCGGGTCAAGGTCGTCAAGAACAAGGTGGCCCCACCCTTCAAGGAAGCCGAGTTCGACATCATGTACGGCGCCGGCATTTCCCGCGAGGGGGATATCGTCGATCTCGGCGTCGAGGCCGGCGTTATCGACAAGAGCGGCGCCTGGTTCTCCTACGGCGATGAGCGTATCGGCCAGGGCCGGGAGAACGCCAAGCAGTTCCTCAAAGATCACCCGGAAACGGCGGCCGCGATCGAAGAGAAGATACTCACCCATTACGGCCTGAACAAACCGGATGAGGCCGCAGAAAAGGCTTAG
- a CDS encoding type IV pilus twitching motility protein PilT has translation MELNEILAVAMKARASDIHIKAGLPPIYRIDGALRPHPKVPRIEPEATKKMALAIMNERQRAHFEETHELDLSYGVPGLGRFRVNVFAQRGSVSMVLRSIPFDVKDMDELLLPPVLKKLAMEPRGLVLVTGTTGSGKSTTLASMIDHINAHRTAHIITIEDPIEYLHRDKKSIINQREIGLDTVSFDVALKSALRQDPDVILVGEMRDYETIETALTAAETGHLVLSTLHTLDASESINRIVGAFPPYQQRQIRLQLAAILKGVVSQRLVPRADGKGRVPAVEVMVSTARVRELIDDKEKTKLLRDTIQQGYVSYGMQTFDQSLMGLLQRKLITYDEALRQSSNPDDFKLKLSGISSTSDLTWDAFEKEGGEKPAEESGDNIEIERF, from the coding sequence ATGGAACTGAATGAAATCCTGGCCGTGGCCATGAAGGCCAGAGCCTCGGACATCCACATCAAGGCGGGGCTGCCTCCCATCTACCGCATCGACGGTGCCCTGCGTCCGCACCCGAAGGTGCCGCGCATTGAGCCGGAGGCCACCAAGAAGATGGCGCTGGCGATCATGAACGAGCGCCAGCGGGCCCACTTTGAAGAGACCCACGAGCTCGACCTGTCCTACGGCGTGCCGGGTCTGGGACGTTTCCGCGTCAATGTCTTTGCCCAGCGCGGTTCTGTCTCCATGGTTCTGCGCTCGATCCCCTTCGACGTCAAAGACATGGACGAACTGCTGCTGCCGCCGGTCCTTAAAAAGCTGGCCATGGAGCCCCGCGGCCTCGTCCTCGTCACCGGTACCACCGGCTCGGGCAAGTCGACCACCCTGGCTTCGATGATCGACCACATCAACGCCCACCGGACGGCGCACATCATCACCATTGAAGATCCCATCGAGTACCTGCACCGCGACAAGAAGAGCATCATCAACCAGCGGGAAATCGGTCTCGACACCGTGAGCTTCGACGTGGCCCTCAAGAGCGCCCTGCGTCAGGATCCCGACGTCATCCTGGTCGGCGAGATGCGCGACTACGAGACGATTGAAACAGCCCTGACCGCCGCCGAGACGGGACACCTGGTGCTGTCGACCCTGCACACCCTCGATGCCTCCGAGTCGATCAACCGCATCGTCGGCGCCTTCCCCCCCTACCAGCAGCGCCAGATCCGCCTGCAGCTCGCCGCCATCCTCAAAGGGGTCGTCTCCCAGCGCCTGGTTCCCCGCGCCGATGGCAAGGGGCGGGTCCCGGCTGTCGAAGTCATGGTCTCCACCGCCCGCGTCCGTGAACTGATTGACGACAAGGAAAAGACCAAGCTGCTGCGCGACACCATCCAGCAGGGCTATGTCTCCTACGGCATGCAGACCTTTGACCAGTCCCTCATGGGACTGCTGCAGCGCAAGCTCATCACCTACGACGAAGCGCTGCGGCAGAGCTCCAACCCGGACGATTTCAAGCTCAAGCTTTCGGGCATTTCCAGCACGTCGGATCTGACCTGGGATGCCTTCGAGAAAGAAGGGGGCGAAAAGCCGGCCGAGGAATCCGGGGACAATATCGAAATTGAGCGCTTCTGA
- the thpR gene encoding RNA 2',3'-cyclic phosphodiesterase, producing the protein MSTEIAVPLVRAFLAIPLNEEVREALTELQRKLAADWPGVRWTRPESLHLTLRFFGALPEECLEKIGEVMLSVKSFTAPFSAPVRGIGAFPSTTRPRVIWAGVHGGKPLASLYAQLENGLSGIGLPPEERPFTPHLTLGRCRTPFGGAANVLNRYRSADFGSLKADRLILYESQLGPDGAVHTPRKDVTLG; encoded by the coding sequence ATGTCGACCGAGATCGCCGTTCCCCTGGTGCGGGCCTTTCTGGCCATCCCTCTGAATGAGGAAGTCCGCGAGGCCCTGACCGAACTGCAGAGAAAGCTGGCCGCGGACTGGCCTGGCGTGCGCTGGACAAGGCCTGAAAGCCTGCATCTGACCCTCCGGTTTTTCGGCGCTCTCCCTGAAGAATGCCTTGAAAAAATAGGGGAAGTTATGCTATCGGTTAAATCTTTCACTGCGCCGTTTTCGGCCCCCGTCCGCGGCATCGGCGCCTTTCCGTCCACGACGCGGCCGCGGGTAATCTGGGCGGGCGTTCACGGGGGGAAACCCCTGGCGTCGCTCTATGCCCAGCTGGAAAACGGCCTGTCCGGCATCGGTCTCCCCCCAGAGGAGAGACCCTTTACCCCGCACCTGACCCTGGGTCGCTGCCGGACCCCTTTTGGCGGGGCCGCAAACGTGCTGAACCGCTATCGCTCGGCGGATTTCGGCAGTCTCAAGGCAGACCGATTGATTCTGTACGAAAGCCAGTTGGGCCCGGACGGCGCCGTTCATACACCCCGAAAAGACGTCACGCTGGGCTGA
- a CDS encoding response regulator: MAVNSGKQPFFHPEFSGRGILIVDDERVIRDMCAMVLDGYRVFLAADGLGALEVLKKENIDVVLTDVMMPNMNGLDLLETIKREDPNKAVVVMTGYSEKNVILRALKANADDFISKPINMLQLKTTLDNVLEKKALKEELLHLQRMDRLKSDFLGLVSHKLKTPATAISLFIQNLAYGSLDKSDPDFAQTLHLILEESEYLATLIQDLLYYSDVILQDGPPTLTPCNLKDLALGVFQQLKYASQRKGITLSENIQGDFPDMDLDRERLIFALRALLDNAVKFTPAGGTIQLSGKVESDRLVLKIEDNGEGIAKENLPKIFEKFYQVDPAHTGQIRGFGLGLHYAREFIQAHQGTIQIESQPGIGTTVTLSFPR, encoded by the coding sequence ATGGCCGTGAATTCAGGCAAACAACCCTTTTTCCACCCTGAATTTTCAGGGCGCGGCATCCTGATCGTTGATGACGAACGCGTCATCCGCGACATGTGCGCCATGGTTCTGGACGGCTACCGGGTTTTCCTGGCAGCCGACGGCCTTGGGGCTCTGGAGGTCCTGAAAAAAGAAAACATCGATGTCGTTCTCACCGATGTCATGATGCCGAACATGAATGGCCTCGATCTGCTGGAGACCATCAAACGGGAGGACCCCAACAAGGCCGTGGTGGTCATGACCGGCTACAGCGAGAAGAACGTCATCCTACGGGCCCTAAAGGCCAACGCCGATGACTTCATCAGCAAGCCGATCAACATGCTGCAGCTCAAGACCACCCTGGACAATGTTCTGGAGAAGAAGGCCCTCAAGGAAGAGCTGCTCCATCTTCAGCGCATGGACCGGCTCAAATCCGATTTTCTCGGCCTGGTCTCCCACAAGCTCAAGACACCGGCCACGGCCATCTCCCTGTTTATCCAGAATCTCGCCTATGGTTCTCTGGACAAATCGGATCCCGACTTCGCCCAAACTCTTCATCTCATCCTGGAAGAGTCGGAATACCTGGCCACCCTCATCCAGGACCTGCTCTACTACAGCGACGTTATCCTGCAGGACGGCCCGCCGACGCTGACGCCGTGCAACCTCAAGGATCTGGCGCTGGGCGTTTTTCAGCAGCTCAAGTACGCCTCCCAACGCAAAGGGATCACTCTGAGTGAGAATATTCAGGGTGACTTTCCCGACATGGACCTGGATCGGGAGCGTCTGATTTTCGCCCTCCGAGCCCTGCTGGATAATGCCGTGAAATTCACCCCGGCGGGAGGGACCATTCAGTTAAGCGGCAAAGTAGAGAGCGACCGGCTGGTCCTGAAAATTGAGGATAACGGCGAGGGGATCGCCAAGGAAAACCTGCCCAAGATTTTCGAAAAGTTCTACCAGGTCGACCCCGCCCATACCGGGCAGATCCGGGGTTTCGGCCTGGGCCTTCACTATGCGCGGGAATTCATCCAGGCCCATCAGGGGACGATCCAGATCGAGAGTCAGCCGGGCATCGGCACGACGGTCACGCTGAGCTTTCCACGTTGA
- the hslU gene encoding ATP-dependent protease ATPase subunit HslU gives MTNFTPREIVSELDRYIVGQKNAKRAVAVALRNRWRRQQVATDLREEITPKNIIMIGPTGVGKTEIARRLARLAQAPFVKVEASKFTEVGYVGRDVESMVRDLLDLAIIMVKEEEAQKVRVKAEDLAEERLLDLLLPGEPVPTEAGESKESTRDKLRKLLRKGALNERYVELETQEAKMPAMNVLTPPGAEDMGLNLKEMFGNLFPKKTKRTRMKVADAREILIETEAEKLVDMDKVQTLARERTEQSGIIFIDEIDKIASREGGQGPEISREGVQRDILPIVEGSSINTKYGPVKTDHILFIAAGAFHVAKPSDLIPELQGRFPIRVELDSLGEEEFVQILTEPKNALTRQYCALMATESIDLVIHEDAVREIARTARQVNERTENIGARRLHTIMEKLLEELSFDAPERSDKRVEIDAAYVRRVLSDIVEDEDLSRYIL, from the coding sequence ATGACCAACTTCACGCCCCGAGAAATCGTCTCCGAACTGGACCGCTACATCGTCGGCCAGAAAAACGCCAAGCGTGCCGTGGCCGTGGCCCTGCGTAACCGCTGGCGTCGTCAGCAGGTCGCCACCGATCTGCGTGAGGAGATCACCCCCAAGAACATCATCATGATCGGCCCCACCGGCGTCGGCAAGACCGAGATCGCCCGCCGCCTGGCCAGGCTGGCCCAGGCCCCTTTCGTCAAAGTGGAAGCCAGCAAATTCACCGAGGTGGGCTACGTCGGCCGTGACGTCGAAAGCATGGTACGCGACCTGCTCGATCTGGCTATCATCATGGTCAAGGAGGAAGAAGCCCAGAAGGTCCGTGTCAAGGCCGAGGACCTCGCCGAAGAGCGCCTGCTCGACCTGCTCCTGCCCGGCGAACCCGTTCCGACCGAAGCGGGCGAGAGCAAAGAGTCAACCCGGGACAAGCTACGCAAATTGCTGCGCAAAGGGGCCCTCAACGAGCGCTACGTCGAACTGGAGACCCAGGAAGCCAAGATGCCGGCCATGAACGTCCTCACGCCCCCCGGCGCCGAGGATATGGGCCTGAATCTCAAGGAGATGTTCGGCAATCTCTTCCCCAAAAAGACCAAGCGCACCCGCATGAAGGTGGCCGACGCCCGCGAGATCCTCATCGAGACCGAGGCCGAAAAGCTGGTGGATATGGACAAGGTGCAGACCCTGGCCCGCGAACGCACCGAGCAGAGCGGCATTATCTTCATCGACGAGATCGACAAGATCGCCAGCCGCGAAGGAGGGCAGGGCCCGGAAATCTCCCGTGAGGGCGTACAGCGGGACATCCTGCCCATTGTCGAGGGGAGCAGCATCAACACCAAGTACGGCCCGGTCAAGACTGACCACATCCTCTTTATCGCCGCCGGCGCCTTTCACGTCGCCAAGCCCTCGGATCTCATTCCCGAACTGCAGGGACGTTTTCCCATCCGCGTCGAACTCGACAGCCTCGGCGAAGAGGAGTTCGTCCAGATCCTCACCGAGCCGAAAAACGCCCTGACCCGCCAGTACTGCGCGCTGATGGCCACGGAGAGCATCGACCTGGTCATCCATGAGGATGCCGTGCGTGAGATCGCCCGCACCGCGCGCCAGGTCAACGAACGCACGGAGAACATCGGCGCCAGACGCCTGCACACCATCATGGAGAAACTGCTGGAGGAACTCTCCTTTGATGCGCCGGAGCGCTCGGACAAACGGGTGGAGATCGACGCCGCCTACGTCCGCCGCGTTTTGTCCGACATCGTCGAGGACGAAGACCTCTCCAGATACATACTCTAG
- a CDS encoding cupin domain-containing protein — translation MPGTIVQTEEQASYPHPKHDGFTLRDVVTAALNPALSVHRGQIAPGGQIFPHTHDGQTETFYILSGEAVCTMGAEKTVVGAGSCCVAPSGVTHGLKNNGSKPVELLALFTPPLK, via the coding sequence ATGCCAGGCACCATTGTCCAGACCGAAGAACAGGCCAGCTACCCCCACCCCAAGCACGATGGCTTTACCCTGCGGGATGTGGTCACGGCCGCGCTCAACCCGGCCCTGTCGGTCCACCGGGGCCAAATCGCCCCCGGTGGCCAAATCTTTCCCCACACTCACGACGGACAGACGGAAACCTTTTATATCCTCTCCGGCGAGGCGGTGTGCACCATGGGCGCTGAAAAGACCGTCGTCGGCGCCGGCAGCTGCTGCGTGGCACCTTCCGGTGTCACCCACGGCCTCAAAAACAACGGCAGCAAGCCGGTGGAACTGCTGGCCCTCTTCACCCCTCCCTTGAAGTAA